A section of the Streptomyces xinghaiensis S187 genome encodes:
- a CDS encoding glycosyltransferase family 4 protein — protein MDKTLIVTNDFPPRPGGIQSFLHSMALRLDPARLVVYASTWKDGSEVARFDAEQPFPVVRDRTSVLLPTPRVTRRAAELLREHDCTSVWFGAAAPLGLMAPALRRAGARRLVATTHGHEAGWAQLPAARRLLRRIGEGTDTMTYLGEYTRSRIAAALTPEAAARMVQLPPGVDEKTFHPGSGGEEIRARLGLTRRPVVVCVSRLVPRKGQDTLIRAMPAILAAVPDTVLLIVGGGPYRKDLAKLADGCGVADSVLFTGSVPWEELPAHYGAGDVFAMPCRTRRGGLDVEGLGIVYLEASATGLPVVAGDSGGAPDAVLDGETGWVVRGESVPDAAERIVTLLRDPALRRRMGERGRAWIEERWRRDLLADRLASLL, from the coding sequence ATGGACAAGACCCTGATCGTCACGAACGACTTCCCGCCCCGTCCCGGCGGTATCCAGTCCTTCCTGCACAGCATGGCGCTGCGCCTGGACCCGGCCCGCCTCGTCGTCTACGCCTCCACCTGGAAGGACGGCAGCGAGGTGGCCCGGTTCGACGCGGAGCAGCCGTTCCCCGTCGTCCGGGACCGCACGAGCGTGCTGCTGCCCACCCCGCGCGTGACCCGCCGCGCCGCGGAGCTGCTGCGGGAGCACGACTGCACGTCGGTGTGGTTCGGCGCCGCCGCCCCGCTCGGGCTGATGGCGCCGGCGCTGCGCAGGGCCGGCGCCCGCCGCCTGGTCGCGACCACGCACGGGCACGAGGCCGGCTGGGCCCAGCTGCCCGCCGCCCGGCGGCTGCTGCGCAGGATCGGCGAGGGCACCGACACGATGACGTATCTGGGGGAGTACACCCGCTCCCGGATCGCCGCCGCCCTCACCCCGGAGGCGGCGGCCCGCATGGTGCAACTGCCGCCGGGCGTCGACGAGAAGACCTTCCACCCGGGCTCGGGGGGCGAGGAGATCCGGGCGCGGCTCGGGCTCACCCGCCGTCCCGTGGTGGTGTGCGTGTCGCGGCTCGTCCCGCGCAAGGGGCAGGACACGCTGATCCGGGCGATGCCGGCGATCCTGGCGGCCGTACCGGACACGGTGCTGCTGATCGTGGGCGGCGGCCCGTACCGCAAGGACCTGGCGAAGCTCGCGGACGGCTGCGGGGTGGCGGACTCGGTGCTCTTCACCGGCTCGGTGCCGTGGGAGGAGCTCCCGGCCCACTACGGCGCGGGGGATGTCTTCGCGATGCCCTGCCGCACCCGGCGGGGCGGGCTGGACGTCGAAGGGCTCGGCATCGTCTACCTGGAGGCCTCGGCGACGGGACTCCCGGTGGTGGCGGGGGACTCGGGCGGGGCGCCGGACGCGGTCCTGGACGGGGAGACGGGCTGGGTGGTGCGCGGGGAGTCCGTGCCGGACGCGGCGGAGCGGATCGTGACGCTGCTGCGGGATCCCGCGCTGCGGCGGCGGATGGGGGAGCGGGGGCGCGCCTGGATCGAGGAGCGCTGGCGACGCGACCTGCTGGCGGACCGCCTGGCCTCGCTGCTCTGA